The nucleotide window CGTGGCCGTTGCCAAGGCCATTGGCGGCGGCTTCCCGCTCGGCGCCTGCCTCGCCACCGAGGCAGCCGCAGCCTCGATGGTGCCCGGCACCCATGGTTCGACCTACGGCGGCAACCCGCTCGGCTGCGCCATGGGCAATGCCGTGCTCGACCGTATCCAGGCACCCGGCTTCATGGATCATGTGGCTCAGATGGGGCAGCGCCTCGCCTGGCATCTGCAGCAATTGGCACAGAAATATCCCGATTATGTGCTTGAGCTGCGGGGCAAGGGCCTGCTTGCCGGCATCAAGATTGCGCCCCCGGTCCGCGACTTCGTGGCCCGGCTGCGCGACGATCATCAGCTCCTCGCCATCGGGGCAGGGGATAATGTGCTGCGTCTGCTGCCGCCGCTTATCGTCACCGAAGCCGATATCGAGGACGCCATGACACGCATCGGCGCTGCCTTTGATGCCATCGAGGCAGAGACGGCGGCGACGGCATCGGCGAGCTGATGACCATGCTGACCTTCTATCATTTCGGGCGGCGCCGAGGCGACTTCTAGCCAATGTTCCGATGGGTACATCGCCTGTCGGAACTACCCATTGCCCGAATTCAAAAAAATCAAGCGTCACAAAGGACCCCGGCCTATGAACTCGACCGGTACACCCAGACATTTTCTTTCGATTGATGATTTCACCTATGCCGAACTACGTGGCATGCTGAACCAGGCCACCGCGCTCAAGGCGCGCCTCAAGGATGGCGACCGGCCTCAGCTCCTTAAGGACAAGGTGCTGGCCATGATATTTGAGCGCCAGTCCACTCGCACCCGTGTGTCCTTCGACGTCGGCATGCGCCAGCTCGGCGGCGAAACCATCATGCTCTCGGGTCAGGAAATGCAGCTGAGCCGGGAAGAGACCCTGGCCGATACGGCCAAGGTGCTCAGCCGCTATGTCGATGCGATCATGATCCGCATCCTTTCCCATGCCGACCTGATCGAGCTGGCCGATGCCGCGACCGTCCCGGTGATCAACGGGCTGACGCGCCGCGCCCATCCCTGCCAGATCATGGCTGACCTCATGACCTTCGAGGAGCATCGCGGGCCGATCAAGGGCGCCAAGGTCGCCTGGGTGGGAGACAGCAATAATGTGCTGCATTCCTGGGTGAATGCTGCTGAGCTGTTCCAGTGTCACCTGACCATTGCCACGCCCGAGGAATACAGCCCCGAAAAAGACCTGATGGAGGATATCCGCCGGGCCGGCGACTATGTGAAGCTGATCGAGGACCCGCGCGCGGCCGTCGAGGGCGCTGACCTCGTCATCACCGATACCTGGGTTTCCATGGGCGACGTGGACGTGGCCGAACGCCGTCGGGTCTTGAAACCCTATCAGGTCAACACCAATTTGATGGCGCTGGCGGACAAGAACGCCCTTTTCATGCACGACCTGCCTGCCCATCGCGGGGATGAAGTGACCGACGAGGTGATCGACGGTCCCCAATCGGTCGTGTGGGACGAGGCCGAAAACCGCCTTCACGCCCAGAAAGCTGTTTTGTGCTGGGCCTTCGGGGTTGAAACCAACTAGGCGGTCCCCGCCTGTCGTTGCCGAACCACCAAACCAACACCCCCGCGCAAAGGCGGGGGCTTTTGCGTTGTCGGGCGGGTCGCTCAAGCGCGAAGCTGTTGCAATGCTGGCCGGGTAGCGCGTTTGGCCCTCAAGGCGTAGCCTTTGGAAAGACAATTATCATGACCACGGAAACGACCATGACTGAAAGCCTGCTCTCCAGCCTGGGCCTTGATCGCCCCGAGACCGGTGATGATGCCGTGGTGCCCTTCACCCTCGATAAGCTCGATACCCGCGGCCGCGTAGTGCGCCTTGGTGCTGCGCTCGATACTATTCTGAGCCGTCACGACTATCCGCTCCCGGTTGCGCGTCTGCTGGGCGAAGCGGTGGTGCTGTCCGCACTGATTGGCTCTTCGCTCAAATTCGAAGGCCGTTTCATTCTCCAGACCCAGACCGATGGTCCGGTCAATCTGATTGTGGTCGACTTCGATGCGCCCGACGGCATGCGCGGTTATGCACGCTTCGATCAGGATGCCTTGGTCAAGGCCGCTGAGGAGGGCAGGACCAGCCCGGCCGACCTGCTTGGCAAGGGGCATCTGGCCATGACCATCGACCAGGGGCCGCATACCGAGCGCTATCAGGGCATCGTGGCCCTGGACGGCAATTCGCTCGAAGAGGTGGCGCATACCTATTTCATGCAGTCCGAACAGATTCCCACCCAGGTACGACTGGCCGTGGCTCAGATGTCGACCAGAGGGGATCACCGGCCGCGCTGGCGG belongs to Devosia sp. XK-2 and includes:
- the argF gene encoding ornithine carbamoyltransferase, which codes for MNSTGTPRHFLSIDDFTYAELRGMLNQATALKARLKDGDRPQLLKDKVLAMIFERQSTRTRVSFDVGMRQLGGETIMLSGQEMQLSREETLADTAKVLSRYVDAIMIRILSHADLIELADAATVPVINGLTRRAHPCQIMADLMTFEEHRGPIKGAKVAWVGDSNNVLHSWVNAAELFQCHLTIATPEEYSPEKDLMEDIRRAGDYVKLIEDPRAAVEGADLVITDTWVSMGDVDVAERRRVLKPYQVNTNLMALADKNALFMHDLPAHRGDEVTDEVIDGPQSVVWDEAENRLHAQKAVLCWAFGVETN
- a CDS encoding Hsp33 family molecular chaperone; the encoded protein is MTESLLSSLGLDRPETGDDAVVPFTLDKLDTRGRVVRLGAALDTILSRHDYPLPVARLLGEAVVLSALIGSSLKFEGRFILQTQTDGPVNLIVVDFDAPDGMRGYARFDQDALVKAAEEGRTSPADLLGKGHLAMTIDQGPHTERYQGIVALDGNSLEEVAHTYFMQSEQIPTQVRLAVAQMSTRGDHRPRWRAGGMLVQHLPPNGISAMADLPGDGDFDNPDMVDPDFVEADGWAEAKALLGTVGDLELSDPDLSPERLLFRLYHETGVRVFPPQDLEERCTCSADRIEDMLANSFSEEERQEMAVDGEIEVVCEFCSTAYRFNPHHFNS